CGGGTGCCGCCTCGCCGACGACGACGAGGCCAGTGCGGAGGAGACCTCGTTCGCCGCGGTGCTGCGGCACGGCGGCCACGAGGTCGCGTTCGTGACCGTCTGGGTGGCCGTGGCCTACGTCGCCTGGTCGCTGCTCACCCACATCACGGGCTTCGACGGCTCGCAGCTGCCCGTGCTCGGGCTCGCCGGTGTCGTCGTCGGCGCCCTCATCGGCCTCGTGCCGGGGTGCGCCGTGCAGATCGTCTTCGCCGGCATGTTCGCCGCCGGCGGCATGCCGCTGGCCACCCTCGTGGCCAACACCATCAGCCAGGACGGCGACGCGCTCCTGCCGCTGCTGGCCCTCGAGCACCGCTCGGCGCTGGTGGCCACGGTGCTGACCACCATCCCGGCCCTCGTGGTCGGGCTCGGGTTCCTCGTCCTCACCTGACCTCGGACCCAGTCCCGACCTGTCCCGACCCGTCCCGACCTGTCCCCACCAGCCCGGAGGTATGCCATGTCCGCCCACCGACTCGCCCCCGCACCCCGCGTCGTGCCGCGCACGACCGGCAGCGAGCGGCTGCACCTCCTGCTCGCCGCCTGCTGCGCGCTGACGCTGATGCCGCTGGGCCTCACCATGGCGGTCGTGGTGCTCGCCGTGCTCGTCGCCCGGCGGCAGGCACGCCGCTCGCTGCAGCGGTCAGTCGCGGTGGGTCGAGGGATCCTCGCCCCGGCGCAGCAGCCCCGCGTGCTCCACACGGCCGGTCACCGCCGCCAGGCCGTCGCTCGCCCGTGACGCCTGCACGTGCAGGTGGGGGAACCGGCGAGCGCCGGACTCCAGCACGTCGCGGGAGCGGTCCAGCACCGTCAGCGGCAGCGCGGCCAGCGCGTTGCCGGGCGGTCGGCGCGAGACGACCGGGTGCGGCCGGGTCGGCGCCGTGCGCCGTACGGCCTCCCACGCCACGCCCAGCAGGCGGAGTCGGCGCACGCCGACGGCCTCCTGCAGGCGGGGGAGCAGCTCGTCCTCCTCGTCGCGGACGTCCTCGCGCAGCACGGTCGTCAGGCGGGCCAGCGCCTCGGCCCGCTCCGGGCTTCCGGACGGGAGGTCCTCGAGCGAGATCCACAGCTCGTTGACCTCCTGGTGCTCCTGCTCCACCTGCAGCGTCAGGGCCTCGCCGTCGGGCAGGACGCGACGCGCCTCGGGCCACAGCACCGACTCCTCGGCGAACGCGTGCGGGAACACGAGGCGGGCGATGGCCTGCAGGGTGGTCTGCTCCTCCACGCCCGGGGCGCTGCGGTCGAGGCGGTGGAGCAGCCGGTCGAGCCGCTCGTGGTCGCGCTTCTGGCGGGTCAGGATGCTGAGCGGACCACCGAGGCTGTCGAGGTCCTGGTCGGCGAGCGAGGTCATGCGAGGTCGTACCCCGTCCGGCGCGTCGTCACGCGTCCGACGACGCCGGACCGGGCCGGCCGATGAGCAGGATCAGCGCCGGCGAAGGGCGCGGACCGCCCGCCACGCGCCGTACGTCCCCAGCGCCCACGGCGCGCCGTTGACCACGGGGTCGAGGACCTGGTGGCGCACGTCGACGCGACCCCTGCGCGAGCGCAGGCCGCCGTGCGTGAGCTCACCCTTGATCCCGGTCTGCGTGACCGGGTTGTCCGGTCGCAGGGTGGCGAACGACCGCACCACGTGCTCGGCGACGTCGACCCGGTCGGCGGCGATGAGCAGCAGCCAGTGGGCCGCCTTGCCCTCGCTGTGGCGCGCGTAGGCGTAGCGGCGGATCGGGGCGGCGAGGCCGCGCAGTGGCTGGGCCGTGCCGAAGACCGGCGGCAGCATCCCGTGCTCGATCGACACCTCCCGGCCGCCCGTGTCCGGCTGGCGCTCGGGGAAGTCCCAGTGGGCGCCCGTGCCCGCCGGGTCGAAGACCTCGCGGGGGAACGACGGGCGGTCGGCGGGGTCGAGGTCGGCGCCCCAGCCGGGGATGCGGGCACGGAGCTGGTCAGGGGTCTCGGCGACCGGTGGCTTGTCTGCGGTGTAGGGCATGGCGGACTCCTTCGTCAGTCGGCGGAGGGGACGATGAGTGGCTTGATGCAGCCGTCCAGCTTCGCGGAGAACACGTGGTAGGCCTCGGCGATGTCCTCGAGCGGGAAACGGTGAGTGACGATGTCGCTGGGCTTGAGGTAGCCGTTGCGGATGTGCTCGAGCAGGCGCGGCCACTGCCGCTTCACGGGGGCCTGGTTCATCCGCAGGGTGAGGCCCTTGTTCATGGCGTCACCGAACTTGACCGAGGTGAAGATGGGCCCGTAGGCGCCCACCACGGAGACGGTGCCGCCCTTGCGCACGCCGTCGATCGCCCAGTTGAGCGCGACCGGTGACCCGCCCTGGAGCTTGAAGCGCGCGGAGGTCAGGTGCTGGGTCAGGTTGCCGTCGGCCTCCGCGCCGACCGCGTCGATGACGCGGTCGAACCCGAGGTGCTCGGTGAGCTTTTTCATGGTGACCACGACGTCATCGACCTCGGTGAAGTTCAGCACCTCGGCATGGGCGAAGGTGCGCGCCTTCTCGAGGCGCTCCTGGAGGTGGTCGATGACGACGACGCGGCCGGCACCCATCAGCCAGGCGCTGCGCGCGGCGTAGAGACCGACCGGCCCGGCGCCGAGCACGGCCACGGTGTCACCCTCGTGGATGTCGGCGATCTGGGCCCCGAAGTAGCCGGTGGACAGCGCGTCCGTCATCAGGAGCGCGTCCTCGTCCTCGAGCCAGTCGGGGATGACCGAGGGGCCGACGTCGGCGAACGGCACCCGGACGTACTCGGACTGGCCGCCGTCGTAGCCACCCGTGGTGTGGGAGTAGCCGTAGATGCCACCGACCGCCGTCGCGTTGGGATTGACGTTGTGGCAGTTGGAGAAGAGTCCGCGGGCGCAGAAGAAGCACGAGCCGCAGTAGATGTTGAACGGGACCATCACGCGGTCGCCCACGCTCAGGTTCTGCACCGACGAGCCGACCTCGTCCACGACTCCGATGAACTCGTGGCCGAACGTGTGGCCGACGCGGGTGTCGGGCATCATCCCGTGATAGAGGTGCAGGTCGGAGCCGCAGATGGCGGCCAGCTGGACGCGGACGATCGCGTCGTTGGGGTGCTCGATCACCGGTCGGGGCTTGTCCTCGACGCGGACGCGGTAGGGACCGCGGTAGACCATGGCGCGCATGGCGACTCCAAGGGTCGGGACGTCAGGTGGGAGACGTCTGCGTGGAGCGGAGTGGAGCGGGGGAGGTCGGCCGCGCCGGCCCGCCCGCAGGCGGGCCGGCGCAACCGTGGTGCTGTGCTGTGGTGCTGTGACCGGCCGTCGACCGGTCGGGCCTCAGGTCAGGACGAGGACGTCTGCGACTTGACCTCGTCGACGCCGGACTGGCCCTCGGACTTCACGCGTTGCGCGCTGTCCGTGGCGGTGTCCTTGACCTCCTGCACGGCCTCGGTGGCCGTGCCCTTGAGGTCCTGCGCGACGTCCTGCGCCATGGACTTCGCCTGGTCCACGACCGGCTGGCCGTGCTCCTTGGCGGCGTCGACCACGTGCCCGGCCGCGACGGCCTCCTTCTCGGAGGCGGGGATCAGCGCGGCGACGATCATCCCGGCGCCGAAGGCGACCAGTCCCGCAGCCAGCGGAGATCCCTGCATCTTGTCCTGCGCGGTGCTGACGGTGTCCTGGGCAGTGCCCTTCACCGAGTCGACGGCCCCGAGGGCCGACTCCTTGGCGGACCCGGCGCCGCCGGACGCGGACGAGCGGGCGCTGTCAGCGGTGCCCATGACCTTCTCGCGGACGCCGAGGATGCGGCTGCGGGCCGCCTCCTTGCGTCGCTCCACGATGGCCGACGGGCTCACCCGGTCCTGCAAGGCGTCCACGTTGGCCGTCATCGACTGGCGCGTCTGGGCGATCTCGCTGCTCAGCTCTTCTGTGCTTTGACCCATTGTGCGTCCTCCTTGAGTGTCTGCTGCGTCTCCGGCAGCTGCGGGTTTGCGTTCTTGAGCTCCTTGCGGCCCTTGGCCGCGAGGACGGCGCCGACGATCGCCCACAGGAGCGTGACGATCAGGAGGGCCAGCTCGACCGGCATCCAGTTGTCGAGCAGGTAGGCGAGGGCGAACGAGCCCAGGATCAACGCCAGGAGCCCGGCGACGCCGGCGCCCCCGAGCATCCCGGCGCCCTTGCCCGCCTTGGTCGCCTCCTCCTTGAGCTCGGTGCGCGCCAGCTCGAGCTCCTTCTTCACCAGCGTGGTCAGGTCGGTGCTGATGTCGCCGACGATCTCGCCGAGGCTGCGCTCGTCGCCGCTCCCGCGCGGGGTGGCGTCGCCCACCGCGTGCGAGCCCGACGTCATCGGGTCCACAGGCGTCCCGACGATGGGGTCGAATCCCGAGGGCCCTGTCACGGCGTGTCCTGCGTGCGCTGGCCCGGGAGCCCGGACGAGGTGGAGTCGGTGCTGGCCGGGGTGGTCAGCGTCGGGTCGGCCACCGGGGTGTCGTAGCCCGTGGTGCCGGGGTTGTTCGTGCTCGACTCGGTGGCCAGCGGGTCGGTGCCCAGCGTGCCGGCGCCGGCGCCCGTGCCGTAGCCCGGGTCGTAGCTGGTGCCGGTGTCGTAGCCGCTGCTGTAGCCGGTGCCTGTGCCGGCGTACGACGTGCCGGTGCCGCCGGACTCCGCCAGCGAGGCCGCGGCGGCGCCGTCGGCGGTCGCGCGGAACATCCGCCCGGCGACCACGCCGGCGGCGAGCGCGCCCAGCAGGAACACGCCGGGGCGGCGACGGGCGAAGGAGCGGGCGTCGTCGAGCAGGTCGGCCGGCTCGCGGTTCTCCAGGTGGTCGCCCAGCGAGCGGACCCGGTCGGAGATCTCGCGCGCCACGTCGGCGGCCATGCCCTGCCCGGAGCCCTCGCCCTGGACCATCTTCTGCAGGTCGTCGCCGAAGGTGCGCAGGGTCTGCGACAGGTTGTCGCGCTGCGTGGTGGCCTGGTCGCTCAGCTGCGAGGTGACCTGCTGCTTGGCGTCACCCACCACGCTGCGGGCCTGCTGCGCGGCGGTGCCGGCGACGTTGCGGGCCTCCTCGGCGGCGGTGCCGGCGACGTGCTTGCCCTGGTCGGCCGCCGTGGAGGCCGCCTCCTTGGCCTTGCCGGTGGCTCCGCTGCTCTCGCCGCCGGTCGTGCTCGTGCCGGTCGTGCCGGTCTCGGTCGAGCCGGTGTCGGTCGTGCCGAAGCCGGTCGTGCCGGTGCCGGTCGTGCCGATTGGGTCGCTTCCGTAGGTCGTCATGCGTCCTCCTCGTTGTGGATGGGGGTGGTGCCTGCGTCCGGGTCGGGGTCGGGGTCGCTGGCCGGCTCGGAGTCCGGGTCCAGCTGACCGGTGTCCGGCTCCTCACCGTCCGGGGTGGGCGGCTCGGCGTCCTGGTCGTCGGTGCGGGGGTGTTCGGTCATGGCGCTCCGTACCCCGTCGGGCCGGATGCACTCCACCCGTAGGGGCGGTCTCCGTGACACCTTCGACCGGTCGGTCCCGGGGCGGTCGTGGATGGCGTTCCAGCCCCCGTGCCCCCACCCCTACCGGCGTATGCGCCTTCACCGCATCGGGCACTGTTGTGCCATGGCCGCCTTCCTGCAGCACGCCCCCGTGGCCCCTCCGCCGCACCGCTCGTACGACGACCTCACCGACGCCGAGGTCGAGGAGATCGGCCGGACGCTGGACGCCCTGCGCCAGGAGGTGCTCGCGAACCGAGGCGCGCGCGACGCGGCCTACATCCGGCGGGTGATCGCGACGCAGCGGTGCCTCGAGGTGGCCGGGCGGCTGGTCCTCCTCGGCAGCCGCAGCCGCCCCGCGTGGTGGGTCGGCACCGCGGCGCTGACGCTGTCCAAGGTGCTGGACAACATGGAGATCGGGCACAACGTGCTCCATGGCCAGTGGGACTGGATGCGCGACCCGCGGATCCACTCCTCGACGTGGGAGTGGGACCACGCCTCCGCGCCGGAGCAGTGGCGGCGCGCGCACAACGACCGGCACCACGTGAACACCAACGTGCTCGGCAAGGACAACGACCTCGGCTACGGCATCATGCGCGTCGACGAGGCGCAGGAGTGGAGCCCGCGCCACCTCGCGCAGCCGCTGTGGAACTTCGTCAACGCCTGCATCTTCGAGTACGGCATCGCGATGTACGACCTGGACCTCGGTGAGTCGCTGCGCAGCGGGCGCGGGTTCACCGCTGAGCAGAAGGACGAGATGCGGGTGACCGCGCGCCGGGTCGCCCGCAACGCGCTGCGCGACTACGTCCTGCACCCCGCGCTCTCCGCGCCCACCGGCTCGGCCCGCACCACGCTGACCGCCAACCTCGTCGCCAACCTGGCCCGCAACGTATGGAGCCACTCGGTGATCATGTGCGGCCACTTCCCCGAGGGGGTGGAGACCTTCGAGGTCGACGAGCTCGACGAGCACGAGACGCGCGGTCGGTGGTACGTCCGGCAGATGCTCGGGTCGGCGGACATCTCCGGGCCGTGGCTGCTGCACGTGCTCTGCGGCAACCTGTCGCACCAGATCGAGCACCACCTCTTCCCCGACCTGCCGAGCAACCGCTACCGCGAGGTCGCCGGGCCGGTGCGCGAGCTGTTCGAGCGCCACGGCCTCGCCTACCACAGCGCCCCGCTGCTGCGTCAGGTCGCCAGCGCCTGGCACAAGGTCCTGCGCCTGTCCGTGCCGTCGCGCGGACGCCACGTCGCGGCGAGCGCCTGAGCGGTGCATGTGCGAGTGCTCGGCGGGGCACCTGTCGGGCATGACGGGGGCGCTCTCCCACGGTGTGGAGCCACGACAGGACAGGGGTCACGCGCGGGTGCCCGCGTGGGTGCCCGGCGGTGACCTCACGGTCGGCGTCGAGGAGGAGCTGATGCTCGTCGACGACTCCGGCGAGCTGCTCGGAGCGGCCGGGCCCGCAGTCGTGGCGACCCTGCAGCGGATCACTCCCGA
This genomic stretch from Nocardioides renjunii harbors:
- a CDS encoding hemerythrin domain-containing protein codes for the protein MTSLADQDLDSLGGPLSILTRQKRDHERLDRLLHRLDRSAPGVEEQTTLQAIARLVFPHAFAEESVLWPEARRVLPDGEALTLQVEQEHQEVNELWISLEDLPSGSPERAEALARLTTVLREDVRDEEDELLPRLQEAVGVRRLRLLGVAWEAVRRTAPTRPHPVVSRRPPGNALAALPLTVLDRSRDVLESGARRFPHLHVQASRASDGLAAVTGRVEHAGLLRRGEDPSTHRD
- a CDS encoding zinc-dependent alcohol dehydrogenase, which encodes MRAMVYRGPYRVRVEDKPRPVIEHPNDAIVRVQLAAICGSDLHLYHGMMPDTRVGHTFGHEFIGVVDEVGSSVQNLSVGDRVMVPFNIYCGSCFFCARGLFSNCHNVNPNATAVGGIYGYSHTTGGYDGGQSEYVRVPFADVGPSVIPDWLEDEDALLMTDALSTGYFGAQIADIHEGDTVAVLGAGPVGLYAARSAWLMGAGRVVVIDHLQERLEKARTFAHAEVLNFTEVDDVVVTMKKLTEHLGFDRVIDAVGAEADGNLTQHLTSARFKLQGGSPVALNWAIDGVRKGGTVSVVGAYGPIFTSVKFGDAMNKGLTLRMNQAPVKRQWPRLLEHIRNGYLKPSDIVTHRFPLEDIAEAYHVFSAKLDGCIKPLIVPSAD
- a CDS encoding DUF3618 domain-containing protein translates to MGQSTEELSSEIAQTRQSMTANVDALQDRVSPSAIVERRKEAARSRILGVREKVMGTADSARSSASGGAGSAKESALGAVDSVKGTAQDTVSTAQDKMQGSPLAAGLVAFGAGMIVAALIPASEKEAVAAGHVVDAAKEHGQPVVDQAKSMAQDVAQDLKGTATEAVQEVKDTATDSAQRVKSEGQSGVDEVKSQTSSS
- a CDS encoding phage holin family protein, coding for MTGPSGFDPIVGTPVDPMTSGSHAVGDATPRGSGDERSLGEIVGDISTDLTTLVKKELELARTELKEEATKAGKGAGMLGGAGVAGLLALILGSFALAYLLDNWMPVELALLIVTLLWAIVGAVLAAKGRKELKNANPQLPETQQTLKEDAQWVKAQKS
- a CDS encoding fatty acid desaturase family protein, producing the protein MAAFLQHAPVAPPPHRSYDDLTDAEVEEIGRTLDALRQEVLANRGARDAAYIRRVIATQRCLEVAGRLVLLGSRSRPAWWVGTAALTLSKVLDNMEIGHNVLHGQWDWMRDPRIHSSTWEWDHASAPEQWRRAHNDRHHVNTNVLGKDNDLGYGIMRVDEAQEWSPRHLAQPLWNFVNACIFEYGIAMYDLDLGESLRSGRGFTAEQKDEMRVTARRVARNALRDYVLHPALSAPTGSARTTLTANLVANLARNVWSHSVIMCGHFPEGVETFEVDELDEHETRGRWYVRQMLGSADISGPWLLHVLCGNLSHQIEHHLFPDLPSNRYREVAGPVRELFERHGLAYHSAPLLRQVASAWHKVLRLSVPSRGRHVAASA